In one Bradyrhizobium sp. 4 genomic region, the following are encoded:
- a CDS encoding IS3 family transposase (programmed frameshift), with protein sequence MTRRARRNHTPAFKAKVALAAVKGDRTIAQLAEHFDVHPNQITAWKAQLEGGASGVFGPGGAAPAVPAIDVKSLHAKIGELTLENGFFRRSAHQGGIAERKAMIDREHDLSITRQAEVLKISRSSVYYLPRPVPPDDLATMRQLDRLHLEFPFAGSRMLRGLLAAEGCKVGRRHVKTLMRRMGIEALYRRPRTTKPEPGHKIYPYLLRGVEITRPNQVWAMDITYIPMARGFVYLAVVLDWATRRVLSWRLSITMEAAFCVETLEDALARHGRPEIFNTDQGSQFTGSAFTGALATNGIAISMDGKGAWRDNVFVERLWRSVKYEEVYLRAYDSVSDARASIGRYLDFYNSRRPHSSLDGGTPDQAYFNPLPIRMAA encoded by the exons ATGACGAGACGCGCACGCCGGAACCACACACCGGCTTTCAAGGCGAAGGTGGCGCTGGCCGCTGTCAAGGGCGACCGAACGATAGCTCAACTGGCCGAGCACTTTGACGTTCACCCCAATCAGATTACGGCATGGAAAGCCCAGCTGGAGGGTGGAGCTTCCGGAGTTTTTGGACCTGGCGGCGCCGCGCCCGCCGTGCCTGCGATCGACGTGAAGTCGCTGCACGCCAAGATCGGAGAACTGACGCTGGAGAACG GATTTTTTAGAAGGAGCGCTCACCAAGGCGGGATTGCTGAGCGCAAAGCGATGATCGACCGTGAGCACGATCTGTCGATCACCAGGCAGGCGGAAGTTTTGAAGATCAGCCGTAGCAGCGTCTATTATCTGCCGCGCCCAGTGCCGCCCGACGATCTCGCGACAATGCGACAGCTTGATCGGCTACATCTGGAGTTTCCTTTCGCCGGTTCGCGAATGTTGCGAGGCCTGCTGGCTGCCGAGGGGTGCAAGGTCGGCCGCCGGCATGTCAAAACGCTCATGCGGCGGATGGGGATAGAGGCGCTGTACCGTCGTCCGCGCACCACCAAACCTGAGCCCGGGCACAAGATCTATCCGTATCTGCTGCGCGGCGTGGAGATCACGCGCCCGAACCAGGTCTGGGCAATGGATATCACCTACATCCCGATGGCGCGCGGCTTCGTGTATCTCGCTGTCGTGCTGGACTGGGCGACCCGCCGGGTTCTGTCGTGGCGGCTCTCGATCACGATGGAGGCGGCGTTCTGCGTCGAGACACTGGAGGACGCTTTGGCGCGTCACGGCAGGCCTGAAATCTTCAACACGGATCAGGGCTCGCAGTTCACCGGCTCGGCCTTCACCGGCGCGCTCGCCACCAACGGCATCGCCATCAGCATGGACGGTAAAGGAGCTTGGCGGGACAACGTGTTCGTCGAGCGACTGTGGCGCAGCGTCAAATACGAGGAGGTTTACTTGCGGGCCTACGACAGCGTGTCCGATGCCCGCGCCTCGATCGGCCGATACCTCGACTTTTACAATAGCCGACGTCCTCACTCGAGCCTTGACGGCGGCACACCGGATCAAGCCTACTTCAACCCGCTGCCAATCCGCATGGCGGCCTAA
- a CDS encoding recombinase family protein: MIRDHHEAYISSEEFERNQRLIADNANGKSYLGRGAIRRGEALLPGLFRCARCGRRLHVAYTGKGGNTLPLIGA, encoded by the coding sequence TTGATCCGCGACCATCACGAGGCATATATTTCCTCGGAGGAGTTCGAACGGAATCAGCGTCTGATCGCCGACAATGCCAACGGAAAGAGCTATTTGGGCCGCGGGGCTATCCGGCGCGGCGAAGCTCTGCTGCCTGGTCTGTTCCGTTGCGCTCGCTGCGGCCGCCGATTGCATGTCGCTTATACCGGCAAAGGCGGCAACACACTGCCCTTGATCGGCGCGTAA
- a CDS encoding IS66 family transposase, whose translation MISEPDNLPSDLVSALAALQAEREARLRAEAMAASAQAELSDNAALIAHLELRIEKLKRELYGQRSERTARLIEQLELELEELVTTASEDELAAQAAAAKTQNVRPFMRKRPMRKPWPDDIEHERVVIEAPTTCACCGGSRLAKIGEDVTKTLEEIPRRFKVIETVREKFTCRDCEKISQPPAPFHATPRGFIGPQLLATILFDKFGMHIPLNRQSARFKAEGIDLPLSTLADQVGHGTFAVMPLFHLIERHVLAAERLHGDDTTIRILAKGKCKTGRIWTYVRDDRPFAGPAPPAAVYYASSDRRGEHPQKHLAAFAGILQADCYNGFEPLFDPQKKVLPITPAFCFAHARRGFFELADIEKNAREGRGKPVSPIALEAVRRLDALFEIERAINGRGADERRAVRQERSKPLLDDMHTWLLRERETLSRSSEVLKPMNYMLRRWGDFARFIDDGRICLSNNAAERALRGIALGRRNWTFAGSLRGAERAAIMLTMITTCRLNDVDPKAWLADIVARIADLPASRLHELLPWEWKLPRQADEPNDQQAA comes from the coding sequence ATGATATCGGAGCCGGACAACCTTCCATCGGATCTTGTCAGTGCCCTGGCAGCGCTGCAGGCCGAGCGTGAGGCCCGGCTGCGAGCCGAGGCGATGGCTGCCAGCGCGCAAGCGGAGCTGTCGGACAACGCGGCGCTGATCGCGCATCTCGAGTTGCGGATCGAGAAGCTCAAACGCGAACTGTACGGGCAGCGCTCCGAGCGCACGGCGCGGCTGATCGAGCAGTTGGAATTGGAGCTCGAAGAACTCGTCACCACGGCGAGCGAGGATGAGCTTGCCGCGCAGGCCGCAGCGGCGAAGACGCAGAACGTGCGCCCCTTCATGCGCAAGCGGCCGATGCGCAAGCCATGGCCGGATGACATCGAACACGAGCGCGTCGTTATCGAGGCTCCGACGACCTGTGCCTGCTGCGGTGGATCGCGGCTGGCGAAGATCGGCGAGGATGTGACCAAGACGCTGGAGGAGATCCCGCGCCGGTTCAAGGTCATCGAGACCGTGCGCGAGAAGTTCACCTGCCGCGATTGCGAGAAGATCAGCCAGCCGCCGGCACCGTTCCATGCCACGCCGCGCGGCTTCATCGGTCCGCAATTGTTGGCGACGATCCTGTTCGACAAGTTTGGCATGCACATCCCGCTCAATCGCCAGAGTGCGCGCTTTAAGGCCGAGGGGATCGACCTGCCGTTGTCGACACTGGCCGACCAGGTCGGCCACGGGACCTTCGCCGTCATGCCGCTCTTCCACTTGATCGAACGCCATGTGCTTGCTGCCGAGCGCCTGCATGGCGACGACACCACCATCCGCATCCTGGCGAAGGGCAAGTGCAAGACCGGTCGGATCTGGACATATGTGCGAGATGACCGGCCCTTCGCCGGACCTGCGCCGCCGGCGGCGGTCTATTACGCCTCGAGCGACCGTCGAGGCGAGCATCCACAGAAGCATCTGGCCGCCTTCGCCGGTATCCTGCAAGCCGATTGCTACAACGGCTTCGAGCCGCTGTTCGATCCGCAGAAGAAGGTGCTGCCGATTACGCCGGCGTTTTGCTTCGCCCATGCGCGGCGGGGCTTCTTCGAGCTGGCCGACATCGAGAAGAACGCCAGGGAAGGCAGGGGCAAACCGGTCTCTCCGATCGCGTTGGAGGCGGTCAGACGCCTCGATGCGTTGTTCGAGATCGAGCGCGCCATCAACGGCCGCGGCGCCGACGAGCGGCGCGCCGTACGCCAGGAGAGAAGCAAGCCGCTGCTCGACGACATGCACACCTGGCTGCTGCGCGAGCGAGAAACCCTCTCACGCTCCTCCGAGGTCCTGAAGCCCATGAATTACATGCTCAGGCGCTGGGGCGACTTTGCCCGCTTCATCGACGATGGCAGGATCTGCCTCAGCAACAACGCCGCCGAAAGAGCGTTGCGCGGCATCGCCTTGGGAAGGCGCAATTGGACCTTCGCCGGCAGCCTGCGCGGCGCCGAACGCGCCGCCATCATGCTGACGATGATCACGACCTGTCGCCTCAACGACGTCGATCCCAAGGCTTGGCTGGCCGATATCGTCGCCCGTATCGCCGATCTTCCCGCATCGCGTCTGCACGAACTGCTGCCCTGGGAATGGAAGCTCCCGCGCCAAGCCGACGAACCCAACGATCAGCAAGCTGCCTAA
- a CDS encoding recombinase family protein: protein MSKISAEHLCRDAIVYIRQSTSYQAANNLESQRRQYALADRARRLGWSDVQIVDDDLGRSGAGTARPGFEKLLAAICEGRVGAVVSLEASRLARNGRDWHTLLEFCGLVGTLIVDEDGIYDPRSINDRLLLGMKGTMSEMELSVFRQRSLEALKQKARRGELLLTVAVGYVKAEDGRIEKDPDRRVQDSIALVFRKFAELQSIRQVLLWFREEQVVFPAVVHGHGKQTTEWKAPVYYTLHHVLTNPVYAGAFVFGRRGTRVLIEGGRKRVVRDSIRRNWKDWEV from the coding sequence ATGAGCAAGATCAGCGCTGAGCACCTTTGCCGCGACGCCATCGTCTACATCCGCCAGTCGACATCCTACCAAGCCGCGAACAACCTGGAGAGCCAGCGGCGCCAATATGCCCTCGCCGACCGGGCTCGCCGATTGGGCTGGAGCGATGTTCAAATCGTCGATGATGATCTCGGCCGATCTGGCGCCGGCACGGCTCGACCCGGCTTCGAGAAGCTTTTGGCAGCAATTTGCGAGGGTCGGGTGGGCGCCGTTGTTTCGCTGGAGGCGTCGCGGCTCGCGCGCAATGGCCGCGACTGGCATACTTTGCTTGAGTTCTGCGGGTTAGTCGGAACACTGATTGTCGATGAAGACGGCATTTATGATCCTCGCTCGATCAACGATCGCCTCCTGCTTGGCATGAAGGGCACGATGAGCGAGATGGAGCTTTCGGTATTCCGGCAGCGTTCCCTCGAGGCGCTTAAGCAGAAGGCACGCCGTGGAGAGCTCCTACTGACCGTGGCAGTCGGCTACGTCAAGGCCGAAGATGGCCGGATCGAGAAGGACCCGGATCGGCGCGTTCAGGATAGCATCGCCCTGGTGTTTCGCAAATTCGCCGAACTGCAGTCGATTCGGCAGGTGTTGCTTTGGTTCCGGGAGGAGCAAGTCGTCTTTCCGGCGGTCGTTCACGGCCATGGCAAGCAAACAACCGAGTGGAAAGCGCCGGTCTATTACACACTGCACCACGTGCTGACCAATCCGGTTTATGCCGGCGCATTCGTCTTCGGCCGGCGCGGCACGCGCGTTTTGATCGAAGGTGGCAGAAAGCGAGTCGTGCGCGACAGTATCCGTCGGAACTGGAAAGACTGGGAAGTTTGA
- a CDS encoding transposase: protein MTISRAEVITSVERRRRWSQDEKEQLVAASLEPGASVSEVARMAGLHVSQLFRWRKELCKHGEASIAPFVPVEIGPSVPPREVAEAPLTTTAARRRKSLGIIEIDLGSGHRIRVDGDVDGDALRRVLDALVRR from the coding sequence ATGACGATTTCGAGGGCGGAGGTGATCACATCGGTCGAGCGGCGGCGCCGGTGGTCGCAGGATGAGAAGGAACAGCTTGTTGCAGCATCGCTGGAGCCCGGAGCCAGTGTTTCCGAGGTCGCTCGCATGGCTGGCCTTCATGTAAGCCAGCTGTTCAGGTGGCGCAAAGAGCTTTGCAAGCACGGTGAAGCGAGTATAGCGCCGTTCGTTCCGGTCGAGATTGGACCGTCTGTGCCGCCGCGGGAGGTGGCCGAAGCGCCACTGACGACGACGGCGGCGCGTCGACGGAAGAGCCTGGGCATTATCGAGATAGATCTTGGTAGCGGGCACCGCATCCGGGTCGATGGCGACGTTGATGGAGACGCACTACGTCGCGTTCTCGATGCTTTGGTACGCCGATGA
- a CDS encoding ABC transporter substrate-binding protein: MNRRNVLSGAVKAGSALTIGAAPFAAPHRAQAATTISFVSWGGSYGDFVKEFWIKPFTAETGISVEYVDGPDLAKVKAQVTSNNVLWDVFDAGGPAAYAGAKEGLWESVDPKLIDPARFVRKRPPFAVPTAIYTGGIAYDPSRTKYPASDFGQFWDITNFPGRRALRSLAEQTLEPALLADGVAPGELYPLDVKRAFTALDRIKPHTKKWFAATAEGVKLIQTNEVDYTITFANRVRAAKESGVSIDFSFGQCFSETQYFTVVRGSPRKEAAMLFLEFVTRPEQQVLIGNKLGAIPVTKGAEQQLNQQARRWLPDPNNPKNVLINDEYWADHFVELDKRFKEWILT; encoded by the coding sequence ATGAACCGTCGCAATGTTTTGTCCGGTGCTGTGAAGGCCGGTTCGGCCCTTACGATAGGCGCCGCTCCCTTCGCAGCACCCCACCGAGCTCAAGCTGCTACAACGATTTCGTTCGTGAGCTGGGGCGGGAGCTACGGTGATTTTGTGAAGGAATTCTGGATCAAGCCCTTCACGGCAGAAACCGGAATTTCTGTAGAATACGTCGATGGTCCGGACTTGGCTAAGGTGAAGGCCCAAGTCACAAGTAACAACGTTCTGTGGGATGTATTCGATGCGGGCGGACCTGCAGCTTATGCAGGCGCAAAGGAAGGGCTTTGGGAGTCGGTCGATCCCAAATTGATAGATCCCGCCCGGTTTGTCCGGAAGCGGCCTCCTTTTGCTGTGCCCACGGCTATTTACACGGGTGGTATCGCCTATGACCCAAGCCGAACGAAGTATCCCGCAAGTGACTTTGGGCAGTTTTGGGACATCACGAACTTCCCTGGGCGTCGCGCCCTTCGCAGTCTCGCCGAGCAGACGTTGGAGCCAGCGTTGCTTGCTGATGGTGTTGCGCCGGGCGAGCTGTATCCGCTTGACGTAAAGCGCGCTTTCACCGCGCTGGATAGGATCAAGCCGCACACTAAGAAGTGGTTCGCTGCAACCGCTGAGGGGGTAAAGCTCATTCAGACAAATGAAGTCGACTACACCATTACCTTTGCAAACCGAGTTAGGGCTGCGAAGGAATCAGGCGTGTCAATCGATTTCTCGTTCGGCCAATGTTTCAGCGAGACACAATACTTCACTGTGGTCAGGGGCAGCCCCCGGAAGGAGGCCGCGATGCTGTTCCTCGAATTCGTCACCAGGCCAGAGCAGCAGGTATTAATTGGCAATAAACTTGGCGCCATCCCGGTTACAAAAGGTGCCGAGCAACAGCTGAACCAGCAGGCGCGACGCTGGCTTCCCGATCCCAACAATCCCAAGAACGTGTTGATAAACGATGAGTACTGGGCCGATCATTTCGTTGAGCTCGATAAGCGATTTAAGGAGTGGATCCTGACGTAA
- a CDS encoding ISL3 family transposase, with protein MRTGFQISSLVPSGLVFDGVSDSMDSVILAVRSEAAEAQCPLCATASRRIHSRYIRHVADLPSAGRRVRLRLLTRRFTCEVPHCRRRIFAERFGEDIVPLRRRRTARLEYIVHHLGLALGGRPAASFAKRLMLPVSNDTLLRVVRRRTAMPTDPLLVVGIDDWAFRRNHRYGTIVCDLERRRIVTLLPDRETATVRAWLSKHPAINIVSRDRGGGYGEAAAKALPNAIQVADRWHLMENASAAFLDAVRRSMNRIRTAIGATTINPELLTCAEKLRYQGYLRRQDSHAVITALVSDGVSLKEIVRRTGHSRNLVRQISRGGGTDMFRTRQSTLDGHLPFLDAQWSGGCRNGAELWRRLKGQGFKGSLRVVAEWATRRRRAETISHQQLQKVPAARTIAQLMTTKRDHLTKAETVTLAVIEQNVPMLADAQALVGRFHAMIRKKAEMELEPWIDDSKRSLIASFANGIANDKGAVHAAITQPWSNGQVEAQITKLKLVKRQMYGRAKLDLLQARLIGAP; from the coding sequence ATGCGGACGGGCTTTCAAATCTCATCGCTAGTACCGAGTGGTTTGGTGTTTGATGGTGTAAGTGACTCAATGGATTCGGTTATTCTGGCTGTTCGGTCAGAGGCTGCGGAGGCCCAATGCCCTTTGTGCGCGACAGCGTCGCGCCGAATCCATAGCCGATACATCCGGCACGTGGCTGATTTGCCGTCAGCGGGCAGAAGGGTGCGCCTCCGATTGCTCACGCGGCGCTTCACATGTGAGGTGCCGCATTGCCGCCGGCGGATCTTCGCGGAGCGGTTTGGAGAAGACATCGTCCCGCTTCGACGGCGCCGGACGGCACGGTTGGAATACATCGTCCATCACTTGGGGTTGGCGCTCGGCGGCCGGCCGGCGGCAAGCTTCGCCAAGCGGCTCATGCTGCCCGTCAGCAACGATACCTTGCTGCGGGTGGTCCGCCGGCGGACGGCGATGCCGACAGATCCATTGCTTGTTGTGGGCATCGATGACTGGGCGTTCCGGAGAAATCATCGATACGGGACGATCGTGTGCGATTTGGAGCGCCGGCGGATCGTTACCCTGCTGCCCGACCGGGAAACGGCGACCGTTCGGGCGTGGCTATCGAAGCACCCAGCGATCAACATTGTGTCGCGAGATCGCGGTGGTGGATACGGCGAGGCAGCAGCCAAGGCGCTGCCGAACGCCATCCAAGTCGCCGACCGCTGGCATCTGATGGAAAATGCGAGCGCGGCCTTCCTTGATGCGGTGCGCCGCTCCATGAACAGAATCCGAACCGCAATTGGAGCGACGACGATCAACCCGGAATTGCTGACCTGTGCGGAAAAGCTGCGCTATCAGGGCTATTTGCGGCGGCAGGACAGCCATGCCGTAATTACGGCTCTCGTCAGCGACGGTGTGTCGCTCAAGGAGATCGTCCGCCGCACAGGACATAGTCGCAATCTGGTTCGCCAAATTAGCCGCGGCGGCGGTACGGATATGTTCCGCACCCGTCAAAGCACCCTGGACGGGCATCTGCCGTTCCTGGACGCGCAGTGGTCAGGCGGCTGTCGCAACGGTGCCGAGCTCTGGCGCCGCTTGAAGGGACAAGGCTTCAAGGGATCGCTGCGCGTCGTGGCGGAATGGGCGACGCGACGGCGACGTGCCGAGACCATCAGCCATCAACAATTGCAGAAGGTCCCCGCCGCCAGGACGATAGCGCAGCTGATGACGACGAAGCGCGACCACCTAACCAAAGCCGAGACCGTCACGCTTGCGGTCATCGAACAAAACGTTCCTATGCTGGCCGATGCCCAAGCTCTCGTTGGCCGCTTCCACGCGATGATCCGAAAGAAGGCCGAGATGGAGCTCGAACCTTGGATTGATGACTCCAAGCGGAGCCTCATTGCCTCGTTCGCGAATGGCATTGCCAACGATAAGGGCGCGGTGCACGCGGCTATCACGCAACCATGGTCCAATGGCCAAGTGGAAGCTCAGATCACCAAGCTCAAGCTGGTCAAACGGCAAATGTACGGGCGCGCTAAGCTCGATCTCCTTCAGGCTAGGCTGATTGGCGCGCCATAA
- a CDS encoding plasmid pRiA4b ORF-3 family protein — MSLNTTAVRVKVILKEVKPEVMRRLVVPVTLRLDRLHLTLQAAFGWSTSHLFEFFAGEDRWGIPDPHNDYGHQPMDASKVRLCDVVREIGAKTIHYLYDFGDSWDHVIKLEKLFDNTTTEGMPFLLEAAGRCPPEDVGGAPGYAEYLDAISDPAHPEHEHMRRWGPEQFDPNLVDRKALEAAVTALSEIWKPRRRTTRSK; from the coding sequence ATGAGCCTGAACACGACCGCGGTCCGGGTCAAGGTAATCCTCAAGGAAGTAAAACCAGAGGTGATGCGTCGCCTTGTCGTACCCGTCACGCTGCGCCTTGATCGGCTGCATCTGACGCTTCAGGCGGCGTTTGGTTGGTCAACCAGCCACCTCTTCGAGTTCTTCGCTGGTGAAGACCGTTGGGGGATTCCTGATCCCCACAACGACTACGGCCATCAGCCCATGGATGCCAGCAAAGTACGGCTCTGCGATGTCGTTCGCGAGATCGGCGCCAAGACGATCCACTATCTCTATGACTTCGGCGACAGCTGGGATCACGTGATCAAGCTCGAAAAGTTGTTCGACAACACCACGACGGAGGGCATGCCCTTCCTGCTCGAGGCCGCCGGTCGTTGTCCTCCGGAAGACGTCGGCGGTGCGCCAGGCTATGCCGAATACCTCGACGCCATCAGCGACCCTGCTCATCCGGAGCACGAACATATGCGCCGCTGGGGCCCTGAGCAGTTTGATCCCAACCTCGTCGACCGGAAGGCGCTCGAGGCCGCCGTCACCGCTTTGTCGGAAATATGGAAGCCGCGCCGGCGCACCACGCGTTCAAAATAG
- the tnpB gene encoding IS66 family insertion sequence element accessory protein TnpB (TnpB, as the term is used for proteins encoded by IS66 family insertion elements, is considered an accessory protein, since TnpC, encoded by a neighboring gene, is a DDE family transposase.), with product MIPVPTGARVWLATGYTDMRRGFPSLALQVQEVLRKDPLSGHLFVFRGRRSDLVKVIWHDGQGACLFTKRLERGRFIWPSVAGDAVTISPAQMSYLLSGIDWRNPQETQRPTRVG from the coding sequence ATGATCCCGGTTCCGACGGGCGCACGAGTGTGGCTTGCGACAGGCTACACGGACATGCGCCGAGGCTTTCCGTCGCTGGCACTCCAGGTCCAGGAGGTGCTGCGCAAGGACCCGCTCAGCGGTCATCTGTTTGTCTTCCGCGGTCGCCGCAGCGATCTTGTGAAGGTGATCTGGCACGATGGCCAGGGAGCATGCCTGTTCACCAAAAGACTGGAGAGAGGGCGGTTCATCTGGCCTTCGGTTGCGGGCGATGCAGTGACGATCTCGCCGGCGCAGATGAGCTATCTGTTGTCCGGGATCGATTGGCGCAACCCGCAAGAAACCCAGCGTCCGACGCGGGTCGGATAG
- a CDS encoding amidohydrolase family protein — translation MIAGAAYISKSGLYADPREDWLAQHREQVIDPARPIVDPHHHLWDCDGQRYLIEEMSVDIGTGHNIVATIYVDSRSMYRAVGPESLRPIGEVEFANGVAAMSASGGYGKAQICAGIVSHVNLLLGEAAKPVLEAEIAAGGSRFRGIRHSSAWDSDAGIAGIYTTRPRGLLLDATFRKGFACLAPLDLSFDAWLFHPQIGELVDLARAFPDTKIVLDHCGGPLGLGRFAGRREETFSVWKASITDIAKCPNVVVKLGGLAMRLLSYDFHERPQPPSSEELAAAWRPYIETCIEAFGAGRAMFESNFPPDKGQCSYQVIFNAFKRITESCSEDEKSALFAKTAVDFYRLDLAPS, via the coding sequence ATGATTGCCGGCGCCGCCTACATCTCGAAGAGCGGGCTCTACGCCGATCCGCGCGAAGATTGGCTTGCCCAACACCGTGAGCAAGTCATTGATCCTGCTCGTCCGATCGTCGATCCGCATCATCACTTGTGGGACTGCGACGGCCAGCGCTATCTAATCGAAGAGATGTCCGTTGACATCGGCACCGGCCATAACATTGTCGCTACCATCTATGTCGATTCACGGTCGATGTATCGCGCGGTGGGACCAGAATCTTTACGTCCTATCGGCGAGGTTGAGTTCGCCAACGGCGTTGCCGCCATGAGCGCGAGTGGCGGCTATGGCAAGGCGCAAATCTGCGCCGGCATTGTCAGCCACGTGAATCTATTGCTTGGCGAAGCAGCAAAGCCGGTGCTGGAAGCCGAGATTGCCGCCGGCGGCAGCCGCTTTCGAGGCATCCGTCATTCCTCGGCGTGGGATTCCGATGCCGGCATTGCCGGCATATATACGACGCGGCCCAGGGGGCTACTGCTGGATGCCACCTTCCGCAAAGGCTTTGCATGCCTGGCGCCGCTCGATCTTAGCTTCGATGCCTGGCTGTTTCATCCGCAGATCGGCGAGCTCGTCGATCTCGCTCGCGCCTTTCCTGATACGAAAATCGTGCTCGATCATTGCGGTGGCCCACTTGGGCTCGGCCGATTTGCGGGCCGGCGCGAGGAGACTTTTAGTGTGTGGAAAGCGTCGATCACGGACATCGCAAAATGCCCGAACGTCGTGGTCAAGCTCGGCGGCCTCGCAATGCGGCTATTGAGCTATGATTTTCACGAACGGCCGCAGCCGCCTTCGTCCGAGGAGCTGGCCGCCGCTTGGCGACCGTACATTGAAACCTGCATCGAGGCGTTCGGCGCTGGGCGCGCAATGTTCGAGAGCAACTTTCCACCCGATAAGGGCCAGTGCAGCTATCAGGTGATCTTCAACGCCTTCAAGCGGATCACGGAGTCCTGTTCAGAAGACGAAAAGAGCGCGTTGTTTGCGAAAACGGCTGTGGATTTCTATCGCCTTGACCTCGCACCGAGCTGA
- a CDS encoding carbon-nitrogen hydrolase family protein — translation MRTEAAAAGAALVVFPETSLLGYPPILSLVGIEDVLHNAQRTAETVPDGPTVARMIAAARKHNIHVVFGLTEAGKQPGILYNTLVLAGPQGYIGSYRKFHLGLAEQLVWRSGDQWPVFDTPLGKLGLLICYDKRWPEACRELTFSGAELLVVGNAWPALPGHGGGEDNLRVGWCDLFDRVRAVENYRWLISSNFVGELGGPNFIGFSQIVDPLGCIVASSGLNHIGLVSASIDIRAGLYRTAAILGGPRLIRDRLPIPTKCSTAPCP, via the coding sequence ATGCGTACGGAGGCTGCTGCGGCTGGCGCTGCTCTCGTCGTCTTCCCCGAGACGAGCCTACTGGGCTACCCGCCGATTTTGAGCTTAGTGGGCATCGAGGACGTACTCCACAATGCTCAACGCACGGCCGAAACAGTGCCGGATGGCCCGACTGTGGCACGCATGATCGCTGCAGCAAGAAAGCACAATATTCACGTGGTCTTCGGCCTCACCGAGGCGGGTAAGCAGCCGGGCATCCTCTACAATACTCTCGTGCTCGCAGGACCGCAGGGGTACATCGGATCATACCGGAAGTTCCACCTCGGACTCGCGGAGCAGCTCGTGTGGCGGTCGGGCGATCAGTGGCCGGTGTTCGATACCCCTCTTGGCAAGCTCGGCTTGTTGATATGCTATGACAAAAGATGGCCAGAAGCGTGTCGGGAACTGACCTTCTCCGGGGCTGAGCTGCTGGTCGTGGGGAACGCATGGCCCGCGCTGCCCGGCCACGGCGGAGGAGAAGACAACCTCAGGGTGGGCTGGTGCGATCTATTCGACCGGGTGCGCGCTGTAGAAAATTACCGTTGGCTCATCTCGTCGAACTTCGTCGGTGAACTTGGCGGACCAAACTTCATTGGCTTCAGCCAGATTGTCGATCCGCTCGGCTGCATCGTCGCAAGCAGTGGACTTAATCACATAGGTTTGGTCAGCGCCTCGATAGATATCCGCGCCGGCCTTTACCGCACCGCTGCAATTTTAGGGGGGCCGCGCCTCATCAGGGACCGTCTGCCGATACCTACAAAGTGCTCAACGGCTCCCTGCCCATAG
- a CDS encoding CHASE3 domain-containing protein: MTLVKRLILAFTAVVAVGLIATVVTSLSLGSFSGNDQNVTESHAAVIAVYETQMALSRQNTLLVTYITTAERKYRDEFDRQAIGFDHALDPALILVGGHAETRQNIEQLNGLMKQWLESAGKSMRFMSELVETRNLRAKITEQAGRAVAALNESIAEHYFGRV; encoded by the coding sequence ATGACGCTCGTCAAGCGCTTGATTCTTGCTTTCACCGCCGTAGTCGCCGTCGGATTGATCGCTACCGTTGTAACCAGCCTCTCGCTTGGTTCGTTTAGTGGCAACGATCAGAACGTAACGGAATCGCATGCAGCCGTTATAGCTGTGTACGAAACACAAATGGCTCTGTCGCGGCAAAACACGTTACTTGTAACCTACATTACAACCGCGGAGCGAAAATATCGCGACGAATTTGACCGACAGGCGATCGGTTTCGATCATGCCCTCGATCCGGCTCTCATCCTCGTCGGGGGGCACGCGGAAACAAGGCAAAACATAGAGCAGCTGAATGGCTTGATGAAGCAATGGCTGGAAAGCGCCGGAAAGAGCATGCGTTTCATGTCAGAGCTCGTTGAGACGCGGAATCTGAGGGCGAAGATCACTGAGCAAGCCGGGCGCGCCGTTGCCGCACTGAATGAGTCGATAGCCGAGCACTACTTTGGCAGAGTTTAA